Proteins encoded in a region of the Pseudothermotoga elfii DSM 9442 = NBRC 107921 genome:
- a CDS encoding ABC transporter ATP-binding protein: MKKILQIENLKTYFRTPDGIVKAVDGISFHLNEAEVLALVGESGCGKSVTVMTILGLIKCPPAIVQGSIRYGEIDLLKLSNEEYRKIRGKKISMIFQEPMSSFDPLYTVGKQMMEVAMAHLNCNPDQARQLCIDMLKKVQIPLAEKRFDEYPHEMSGGMLQRIMIAMALLTNPDVLIADEPTTALDVTIQAQVLNLFRDLQSTYRTSVIFITHDLGVVAELANRVHVMYAGKIVERATVEQIFKSPKHPYTKGLLRSRVRREYKGKLLPYVPGYVPSATNFPKGCRFHPRCEYAKNVCIEQEPPEFFIDGTGVSCWLYARSDEK, translated from the coding sequence ATGAAGAAAATTCTGCAGATTGAAAATTTAAAGACGTATTTCAGAACACCTGATGGAATCGTGAAAGCTGTGGATGGAATCTCATTTCACTTAAATGAGGCAGAAGTACTTGCTTTGGTTGGAGAATCTGGTTGTGGAAAATCTGTCACAGTTATGACTATACTTGGCCTTATTAAATGCCCACCTGCAATCGTGCAGGGAAGTATCAGATATGGTGAAATAGATTTGTTGAAACTTTCTAACGAAGAATACAGAAAAATCAGAGGAAAAAAGATTTCGATGATTTTTCAGGAACCCATGTCTTCTTTCGATCCTCTTTACACAGTTGGAAAACAAATGATGGAAGTTGCCATGGCACATCTTAATTGCAATCCAGATCAAGCCAGACAACTTTGTATAGATATGCTCAAAAAAGTACAGATACCCCTCGCAGAAAAAAGATTCGATGAGTATCCACACGAGATGAGCGGAGGGATGCTCCAGAGAATAATGATAGCCATGGCATTGTTGACAAATCCAGATGTATTGATAGCAGATGAGCCAACTACGGCTCTGGACGTCACTATTCAGGCCCAGGTTCTAAACCTTTTTAGGGACCTTCAAAGCACTTATAGAACATCTGTAATTTTTATAACCCATGATCTTGGGGTTGTCGCAGAATTGGCAAACAGAGTGCATGTTATGTACGCTGGAAAAATAGTAGAACGTGCGACAGTCGAACAAATTTTTAAAAGTCCAAAACATCCTTACACCAAAGGTTTATTGCGATCCCGCGTTAGAAGAGAGTACAAAGGAAAATTGCTGCCATATGTGCCCGGCTACGTCCCAAGTGCTACAAATTTTCCGAAAGGTTGTAGATTTCACCCGAGATGTGAGTATGCGAAAAATGTATGCATAGAGCAGGAACCACCTGAATTTTTCATTGACGGAACGGGTGTTTCGTGCTGGTTGTATGCAAGGAGCGATGAAAAGTGA
- a CDS encoding ABC transporter permease: MTTWKRVLSQFKKHKLGVIGFWILIVMYLLVIFADFISPYNYKETHSRFTNAPVTRIRIIHNGELRSPFIYGLKKTRDPVTFMVRYEEDKTKIYPIKFFVRGEKYRFWGLFETDIHLFGIQASSSEAMLLLFGADRFGRDLFSRVLMGGRVSLTVGLVGTLISVVIGAIMGAISGYYGGWIDVLIQRFIELLRSFPRIPLWLALAVILPPSWPSTWVYFGIVVVLSLIGWMGVARVVRGMVLSLREKEFVLAAKVAGVSDFKIITRHLIPNIMSYLIVVSTLSIPGMILGESAISFLGLGIKEPMTSWGLLLKQAQSLSTLSTSPWLLIPGIFIMISVLAFNFVGDALRDALDPYRVVEKI, translated from the coding sequence ATGACAACGTGGAAAAGAGTACTTTCTCAATTTAAAAAACATAAACTCGGCGTGATAGGTTTCTGGATTTTGATTGTGATGTATTTGCTTGTTATATTTGCTGATTTCATTTCCCCATACAATTACAAAGAAACACACAGTAGATTCACAAACGCTCCTGTAACAAGGATACGAATAATCCACAATGGAGAGTTAAGATCACCTTTCATTTACGGTTTGAAAAAAACAAGAGATCCTGTAACTTTTATGGTTAGATATGAAGAGGATAAAACAAAGATTTATCCGATAAAATTCTTCGTCCGTGGTGAAAAATACAGATTTTGGGGGCTATTTGAAACAGATATTCATCTTTTTGGCATTCAAGCAAGTTCATCTGAAGCGATGCTCTTGCTCTTCGGTGCTGATAGATTTGGCAGAGATCTTTTTTCAAGAGTTTTGATGGGTGGTAGAGTATCACTCACTGTTGGCCTTGTTGGAACACTTATAAGTGTTGTAATCGGGGCTATTATGGGTGCCATATCTGGCTACTATGGCGGATGGATAGATGTTCTGATACAGAGATTTATAGAATTACTCAGATCTTTTCCAAGGATACCTCTCTGGCTTGCGCTTGCAGTAATTCTTCCTCCAAGCTGGCCGAGTACGTGGGTGTATTTTGGTATAGTAGTGGTTCTGTCCCTCATCGGGTGGATGGGAGTTGCAAGAGTGGTAAGAGGGATGGTGCTTAGTTTGAGAGAAAAAGAATTTGTTTTGGCAGCCAAAGTTGCAGGGGTATCCGATTTCAAAATTATAACAAGACATCTTATTCCAAACATAATGAGTTATCTCATAGTTGTTTCAACCCTTTCCATACCTGGAATGATTCTTGGTGAAAGTGCGATAAGTTTTCTTGGGCTTGGTATAAAAGAGCCAATGACAAGCTGGGGACTCTTACTAAAGCAGGCTCAATCTCTTTCAACTTTATCGACAAGCCCGTGGCTTTTAATACCGGGTATTTTTATAATGATTTCTGTTCTTGCCTTCAATTTTGTTGGAGATGCGCTCAGAGATGCACTTGATCCATACAGGGTGGTTGAAAAAATATGA
- a CDS encoding ABC transporter permease — protein MWSFILRRVLIMIPMMFLISIVCFVVTELQPGDFLSQYLENPRISPEQIESLRKELGLDKPAYERYFMWIKNIVLKGDFGYSFSYQRPVVELIWERLGWTVAIALFTIVFQWLIAIPMGIYSAFHPYTAGDYTLTVVGFIGLSIPEFFMALVLMYLILKVGGTAVGGLFSPQFIGAPWSWEKFVDLLNHIWLPVIVVGVSGLAGLMRIMRGNMLDIMGSPFVTSLRARGLSEKVVKRHIIKNALNPLVSIAGMELPNIFSGTIIASIVLNLPTIGPFFYNALLNHDQYLVMTFLMFIALITQIGNLLADIALAVLDPRIRVS, from the coding sequence ATGTGGTCATTCATTCTCAGGAGAGTATTGATAATGATTCCAATGATGTTTTTAATATCTATTGTGTGTTTTGTTGTGACGGAATTACAACCTGGGGATTTTCTGTCTCAGTATCTTGAAAATCCGAGGATATCACCTGAACAGATAGAGTCTCTGCGAAAAGAACTTGGACTTGATAAACCTGCATATGAAAGATATTTTATGTGGATAAAAAATATTGTGTTGAAAGGTGATTTTGGTTATTCTTTTTCTTATCAAAGACCTGTTGTTGAGTTAATATGGGAAAGACTTGGATGGACAGTTGCAATAGCCTTGTTTACCATAGTTTTTCAATGGTTGATAGCAATTCCAATGGGGATCTATTCTGCATTTCATCCCTACACTGCTGGCGATTATACCTTAACCGTTGTGGGTTTCATAGGTCTTTCTATACCTGAGTTTTTCATGGCGCTTGTTTTGATGTACCTGATACTCAAAGTAGGCGGCACAGCAGTTGGCGGGCTTTTTTCCCCACAATTTATAGGTGCTCCATGGAGCTGGGAAAAATTTGTGGATTTACTCAACCACATCTGGCTTCCAGTAATCGTCGTGGGGGTCAGTGGGCTTGCTGGTTTGATGAGAATAATGAGAGGAAACATGCTTGACATAATGGGATCACCCTTTGTCACATCACTGAGAGCAAGGGGATTAAGTGAGAAAGTTGTGAAAAGGCATATTATCAAAAATGCGCTGAACCCACTTGTCAGTATCGCTGGCATGGAATTGCCTAATATATTCAGCGGCACAATAATTGCTTCTATTGTTTTGAACCTGCCTACGATTGGTCCATTTTTTTACAACGCGCTGTTAAATCATGATCAGTATCTCGTTATGACATTTTTGATGTTTATAGCACTGATAACCCAAATTGGAAATCTATTAGCGGATATTGCCCTTGCAGTACTTGACCCGCGTATCAGGGTTAGTTGA
- a CDS encoding ABC transporter substrate-binding protein, producing the protein MKRVFIFLLLLCAVLLMATEYFVEDAVLTPDSNPEIGGTLRLALSSTPESFLLYGTLDSAAYTVVMGPMFSTLVEMHPVTNEIRPALAKSWTVSEDGREVTFKIREAYWSDGTAITSDDVIFTFEYFVMNSYARGNSVARFTIPDEKGENKPIIWQKIDDKTVKAILPSSYGPFFTVLSHVYIYPKHKLEPLIDKNDLGSVNKLWLSNTDPKEIVVNGPYKLSQVITDQKIVLERNPYYWKVDRFGNRLPYFDRVEYLIVRDAEVRLAKFMAGEIDFMAISSKDYPMLKQQELTGKAPYKVYATQPNQATPSPIHISFNFDVDDPQLRELFRTLEFREAMEYALNRERIIDEVFAGLAIPDAGLMLPSNKAFYNPKIEELLRPYDLKKANELLDKIGLNKKDKDGYRLFSNGKRVEFNLLVQSSPQEYQDVAVIFAQDLEKIGIKVNLQILDSSLVGQMFGAGNFQAGVRAFGNQPDPQLRKAIWQPGTQLYYWHYSTMDKTKTPPQPVFENMFDWEKRIWELFEKGQVEMDPAKRKVYYDEWQELYHVYLPVIFVCKGMNIWGINNTLGNAGLTDEGMIVFTVWTAYRK; encoded by the coding sequence ATGAAAAGGGTCTTCATTTTTCTGTTATTGTTATGTGCTGTTCTTCTAATGGCTACCGAGTACTTTGTCGAAGATGCGGTTCTCACACCAGATTCAAATCCAGAAATTGGAGGCACCTTGAGGCTTGCTTTATCATCCACACCTGAATCTTTTTTGCTTTATGGAACACTTGATTCTGCTGCATATACGGTAGTTATGGGACCAATGTTTTCTACGCTTGTAGAAATGCATCCTGTGACGAACGAGATCAGACCTGCTCTGGCAAAATCCTGGACTGTGTCAGAAGATGGCAGGGAGGTTACATTCAAAATCAGAGAGGCTTACTGGTCTGATGGCACAGCAATCACGTCAGATGATGTAATATTCACCTTTGAGTATTTCGTGATGAATAGCTACGCACGCGGAAACTCTGTTGCCAGATTCACCATACCTGATGAAAAAGGTGAGAACAAACCTATAATCTGGCAAAAGATTGATGATAAGACCGTGAAAGCGATTTTACCTTCCTCCTATGGTCCATTTTTCACAGTGTTGTCGCATGTGTATATTTATCCGAAGCATAAACTTGAACCTTTGATTGACAAGAACGATCTTGGTTCGGTAAACAAACTGTGGTTGTCCAATACAGATCCAAAAGAGATAGTTGTTAATGGTCCTTATAAGCTCTCGCAGGTTATCACCGACCAAAAAATCGTTTTGGAAAGAAATCCATATTACTGGAAAGTTGACAGATTTGGAAACAGATTGCCATACTTTGACAGGGTTGAATATCTGATTGTAAGAGATGCGGAAGTCAGACTTGCGAAATTCATGGCAGGAGAGATCGATTTTATGGCGATCTCATCGAAAGATTATCCAATGTTGAAACAGCAAGAGCTCACAGGCAAAGCACCGTATAAAGTTTATGCAACTCAACCAAACCAGGCCACTCCAAGCCCTATACACATCTCGTTTAATTTTGATGTAGATGATCCACAGCTCAGAGAACTTTTTAGAACGCTTGAATTTAGAGAAGCCATGGAATATGCTCTGAACAGAGAAAGAATTATAGATGAAGTTTTCGCTGGACTTGCGATACCAGATGCGGGATTGATGCTTCCTTCAAACAAAGCTTTTTATAATCCAAAAATCGAGGAACTTCTCAGACCTTATGATTTGAAAAAGGCCAACGAGTTGCTTGACAAAATTGGTTTGAATAAGAAAGATAAAGATGGTTATAGACTGTTTTCGAATGGTAAAAGAGTAGAATTTAACCTGCTTGTGCAGAGTTCTCCACAAGAGTATCAGGATGTTGCAGTTATATTTGCTCAGGATCTCGAAAAAATCGGAATAAAGGTGAATTTACAGATACTGGATTCTTCTCTGGTTGGACAAATGTTTGGTGCTGGCAATTTCCAAGCTGGTGTCAGGGCATTTGGTAACCAGCCAGATCCGCAGCTAAGAAAAGCGATATGGCAACCAGGAACACAACTCTATTACTGGCACTACTCAACGATGGATAAGACAAAAACACCACCACAGCCTGTTTTCGAGAACATGTTCGATTGGGAAAAGAGAATCTGGGAACTGTTTGAAAAAGGTCAGGTTGAGATGGATCCAGCAAAAAGAAAAGTGTATTACGACGAATGGCAGGAACTTTATCATGTATATCTTCCTGTAATATTCGTTTGCAAGGGCATGAACATATGGGGTATAAACAACACCCTTGGAAATGCAGGCCTTACAGATGAAGGAATGATAGTGTTCACTGTCTGGACTGCATACAGGAAATAA
- a CDS encoding BadF/BadG/BcrA/BcrD ATPase family protein: MKILSIEGGGTTLKVTLVRNGEVLQRATFSKGTNLSAISEKQLEETIAEVAGWSGEVDEIRAAFSGAGSEERKKILLAVLNKCFPNAKIRIFTDAEAALWACYEGKPVTVVIAGTGSIVMGIDSSKNIFRAGGWGHLFDDEGGGFSIVCKLIRQALNYRDELIDYDPIFDQLLSFYGAKKIEDLVELQRYNDFKQKIASFTKHMKLTPLSKKIIEEEIEVLAKRTFHIISKVNSKKLYVHGGMFSMDYFYQNFADHFKNIETRKIERDIDLLLAVKSHFLLGSY, from the coding sequence ATGAAAATACTTTCGATCGAAGGCGGAGGAACAACTTTAAAGGTGACCCTCGTGAGAAATGGAGAGGTTCTTCAAAGAGCTACTTTCAGCAAAGGAACGAACCTTTCTGCAATTTCAGAAAAGCAACTTGAGGAAACTATAGCAGAAGTTGCAGGCTGGTCAGGAGAGGTTGACGAGATAAGGGCAGCATTTTCTGGCGCTGGAAGTGAGGAAAGAAAAAAAATCCTGCTTGCGGTTTTGAATAAATGCTTTCCCAATGCTAAAATAAGGATCTTCACAGATGCTGAAGCAGCCCTCTGGGCATGTTACGAAGGGAAGCCTGTAACCGTAGTCATAGCTGGTACAGGATCAATTGTCATGGGAATAGACAGCAGTAAAAATATCTTCAGGGCAGGAGGATGGGGACATTTGTTTGATGACGAAGGAGGAGGATTCAGTATAGTTTGCAAGTTGATTAGACAGGCGTTGAATTACAGAGACGAGCTCATAGATTACGATCCAATTTTTGATCAACTATTGAGTTTCTACGGAGCAAAAAAAATAGAAGATCTTGTGGAGCTTCAAAGATACAATGATTTCAAGCAAAAAATAGCCTCTTTCACAAAGCACATGAAGCTAACTCCGCTATCAAAAAAAATCATAGAAGAAGAAATAGAGGTCCTCGCCAAAAGGACCTTCCACATAATCTCAAAAGTGAATTCCAAAAAGCTTTATGTACATGGAGGCATGTTCAGTATGGATTACTTCTATCAAAATTTTGCTGATCATTTTAAAAATATAGAAACCCGCAAAATCGAAAGAGATATCGATTTGCTACTCGCCGTCAAGTCTCATTTTTTACTGGGAAGCTATTAA
- a CDS encoding B12-binding domain-containing radical SAM protein, with product MRRPRDSKSFREFDIVRKFKLSEKNVEKIDLKGDLRVALIFPNSYNVLSSSLGFNIVWKLFNKIENVRCERFFYHDDFVKFYSIDSLTPLDEFPIWAFAVNFENDLLNIISILKKKSVPIRNIDRRPFDPLVVFGGALTYTKLPVFDIIADVILHGDFEPMVENLDSVLEYISREKLVEKMAELHFASVPVLRKKESEISKISDLNLTIPASPIIFSHGEFKNRLLIEIERGCVWNCNFCMMGALRKPARFLNIETLKRLIMHTETCSVGLIASNVTDYPWLEEMLSWLEKNSIKVSVSSLRLDRLSKRFVSFLKRSQHAFTIAPESASEKIRKILGKNFTDQQIESALVVASEAGFREVKMYFMYGFDEEEESDLKKIGWFVRKAKRMGYRVKISANPFIPKRGTFMQNRKMQDLRVLKEKEKIIKNTVQHDASVVFENIDLSFIQYTINSAEGDMLHELIQNFENGEKLKFIVQKLAFK from the coding sequence TTGAGAAGACCACGTGATAGTAAATCTTTTCGCGAGTTTGACATTGTCAGAAAGTTTAAACTGAGTGAAAAGAATGTTGAAAAAATTGATTTGAAGGGCGACCTGAGGGTTGCCCTAATTTTTCCAAATTCGTATAATGTCCTGTCTTCAAGTCTCGGATTTAACATAGTTTGGAAACTGTTCAATAAAATTGAAAATGTTAGATGTGAAAGATTCTTTTATCATGATGATTTCGTTAAATTCTATTCTATAGATTCTCTGACACCACTCGACGAGTTTCCAATATGGGCTTTTGCGGTGAACTTTGAAAACGATTTGTTGAATATTATTTCAATCCTTAAAAAGAAATCTGTTCCAATACGAAATATAGATAGAAGACCATTTGACCCTCTGGTAGTTTTTGGTGGCGCTTTGACATATACGAAACTCCCTGTGTTTGATATTATTGCAGATGTGATTCTTCACGGTGATTTTGAACCAATGGTTGAAAATTTGGACTCAGTTCTCGAATATATTTCACGCGAAAAATTGGTTGAGAAAATGGCTGAGCTTCATTTTGCATCTGTGCCTGTTTTAAGAAAAAAGGAGTCAGAAATCTCAAAAATAAGCGATTTGAATCTTACCATTCCAGCCAGTCCGATTATTTTCTCGCACGGAGAATTCAAAAATAGATTGCTCATCGAAATAGAACGTGGATGTGTATGGAATTGTAATTTTTGCATGATGGGCGCTTTGAGAAAGCCGGCAAGGTTTCTTAATATAGAAACTTTAAAGAGGCTAATCATGCATACAGAAACCTGTTCTGTCGGATTGATTGCATCAAATGTGACAGATTACCCGTGGCTCGAAGAAATGTTATCTTGGCTCGAAAAAAATAGTATAAAAGTGTCTGTTTCTTCTCTAAGGCTTGACAGATTGAGTAAGCGATTCGTCAGTTTCTTGAAGCGCAGTCAACATGCTTTCACGATTGCTCCGGAATCTGCAAGTGAAAAGATAAGGAAAATTCTTGGAAAGAACTTCACTGACCAGCAGATAGAAAGCGCATTAGTAGTAGCTTCCGAGGCTGGTTTCAGAGAAGTTAAAATGTATTTCATGTATGGATTTGACGAGGAAGAAGAGTCTGATTTGAAGAAAATCGGATGGTTCGTCAGGAAAGCAAAGCGCATGGGCTACAGAGTAAAAATCTCTGCAAATCCATTTATCCCAAAGCGTGGAACATTTATGCAGAACAGAAAAATGCAGGATTTGAGAGTTCTAAAAGAGAAAGAGAAAATAATAAAAAATACTGTTCAACATGATGCCTCTGTTGTTTTTGAAAACATTGATCTTTCTTTTATTCAGTATACAATAAACAGTGCTGAAGGAGATATGTTGCATGAATTGATCCAGAACTTTGAAAACGGCGAAAAATTGAAATTCATAGTGCAAAAGCTGGCGTTCAAATAA
- a CDS encoding thioesterase family protein: MTNLELLRGQSKTVERVVDESCLWNEDQEMAMFSYASTSGLSALVFHVAYEMIQPFLDENEVSVVIAADVRHISPVHVSERLAVGVKVIDIQDNRIKMRGVIMKGESKVLEMEFVRAVVSRNYLRRISIEKTT; encoded by the coding sequence ATGACAAACTTAGAGCTGCTGCGGGGTCAGAGCAAGACAGTTGAAAGAGTTGTTGACGAATCCTGCCTGTGGAATGAAGATCAGGAGATGGCAATGTTTTCTTATGCCAGTACTTCTGGACTTAGTGCTTTAGTGTTTCATGTTGCTTATGAAATGATTCAACCATTTCTCGATGAAAACGAGGTGTCTGTTGTTATAGCTGCAGATGTAAGACATATTTCACCAGTTCACGTCTCAGAACGACTTGCAGTTGGCGTGAAAGTGATTGACATACAGGATAACAGAATAAAGATGCGGGGAGTTATTATGAAAGGTGAATCAAAGGTCCTGGAAATGGAGTTTGTCAGAGCAGTTGTGTCAAGAAACTACCTCAGGAGGATTTCTATTGAGAAGACCACGTGA
- the ftsH gene encoding ATP-dependent zinc metalloprotease FtsH: MNGNRPNYISLIFAALVILSLFWLVRSFYFDTSAPSKMSFSDFIQMAYEEPTRIAEVVVRDDGILRVTTKRGEYYEIYAPWFMQDSETIKVLSEKGVRVTGEKGVSSSFWVNVIGNVIFIGFLLFMFFFMMRTISGRNNQAFTFTKSRAQMNRPGQARVTFKDVAGVDEAVEELKETVLFLKDPGRFSKIGARMPKGILLVGPPGTGKTLLARAVAGEANVPFFHISGSDFVELFVGVGAARVRDLFNQAKANAPCIVFIDEIDAVGRHRGAGLGGGHDEREQTLNQLLVEMDGFDVRQGIVVMAATNRPDILDPALLRPGRFDKKVVLDTPDVRGREEILKIHARNKPIAEDVDIRVLAQRTTGFVGADLENLVNEAALLAARNGRDKIKMEDFEEAIDRVIAGPARKSRVISPREKRIVAYHEVGHAIVSSLLPNADPVHRISIIPRGYRALGYTLQLPAEDRYLVTKQELLDQITGLLGGRAAEELIFQEVTTGAASDIERATELARRMVCQFGMSDKLGPLSWGKTEQEIFLGKELTRMRNYSEEVASEIDEEVRKIVTESYDRAKEILTKYHKQLDELVELLLEREVLEGEELRKILKTELGEEMVNHDKLRAAAGSEQDS; this comes from the coding sequence TGACACATCAGCACCTTCAAAGATGAGCTTCAGCGATTTTATTCAGATGGCTTATGAAGAACCAACCAGAATAGCAGAAGTTGTTGTGAGAGACGATGGAATACTCAGAGTAACGACAAAAAGAGGAGAATATTATGAAATATACGCACCGTGGTTTATGCAGGATTCAGAAACCATAAAAGTTCTCAGTGAAAAGGGTGTGAGAGTAACTGGTGAAAAGGGTGTGAGCAGTTCTTTCTGGGTGAATGTTATAGGAAATGTCATATTCATAGGTTTTCTTCTGTTTATGTTCTTCTTCATGATGAGAACTATTTCGGGCAGAAACAATCAGGCTTTCACCTTCACGAAAAGCAGGGCTCAGATGAACAGACCTGGTCAGGCACGTGTAACTTTCAAAGATGTAGCCGGGGTAGATGAAGCGGTTGAAGAATTGAAGGAAACAGTTTTGTTTCTGAAAGATCCGGGTAGATTTTCAAAAATTGGCGCCCGAATGCCAAAGGGAATTTTGCTTGTTGGGCCCCCTGGTACCGGAAAAACTCTACTTGCAAGGGCAGTTGCCGGTGAAGCAAATGTACCGTTTTTTCACATAAGTGGTTCTGATTTTGTCGAATTATTCGTCGGTGTTGGCGCTGCACGCGTGAGGGATCTGTTCAACCAGGCAAAAGCAAATGCTCCCTGCATAGTTTTTATAGACGAAATAGATGCAGTTGGTAGACACAGGGGCGCTGGACTTGGCGGAGGACATGATGAGAGGGAACAAACTCTTAACCAGCTTTTAGTTGAAATGGATGGCTTTGATGTTCGGCAGGGTATAGTAGTTATGGCTGCGACAAACAGACCGGATATACTCGATCCGGCTTTGCTCAGACCTGGGAGATTCGATAAGAAAGTTGTGCTTGATACTCCGGATGTCAGAGGAAGAGAAGAGATTCTGAAAATTCACGCGAGAAATAAACCTATTGCTGAAGATGTGGATATAAGAGTTCTTGCACAGAGAACAACAGGTTTTGTGGGAGCAGATCTTGAGAATCTGGTTAACGAAGCAGCTTTGCTCGCAGCAAGAAATGGAAGAGATAAAATAAAGATGGAGGATTTTGAAGAGGCAATAGATAGAGTTATCGCTGGTCCAGCGAGAAAATCTCGGGTTATAAGTCCCAGAGAAAAAAGGATAGTTGCTTACCACGAAGTTGGTCATGCAATTGTTTCGAGCTTGTTGCCGAATGCTGATCCAGTCCATAGAATATCTATCATTCCTAGGGGTTATCGTGCTCTGGGTTATACACTTCAATTACCGGCTGAAGATCGATATCTTGTTACTAAGCAGGAGTTGCTTGATCAGATAACAGGTTTACTTGGTGGCCGAGCTGCGGAGGAATTGATCTTTCAAGAGGTCACAACTGGAGCAGCTTCAGATATTGAAAGAGCGACAGAACTCGCAAGAAGAATGGTTTGCCAATTTGGCATGAGTGATAAACTTGGTCCGCTTTCATGGGGAAAGACCGAACAGGAAATATTTCTTGGAAAAGAACTGACAAGGATGCGCAATTATAGTGAAGAAGTTGCAAGTGAGATAGATGAGGAAGTTAGAAAAATTGTTACGGAAAGCTACGATAGAGCCAAGGAGATACTCACAAAATATCATAAACAACTTGATGAGCTGGTAGAGCTCTTACTTGAAAGAGAAGTGCTTGAAGGTGAAGAATTGAGAAAAATCCTCAAAACTGAACTTGGCGAGGAGATGGTGAACCATGACAAACTTAGAGCTGCTGCGGGGTCAGAGCAAGACAGTTGA